The Chlorogloeopsis sp. ULAP01 genome window below encodes:
- a CDS encoding polysaccharide deacetylase family protein yields MENNKSFIWPQGILLALIALSGSLSLGLIVPMSLKSFNVETTNAIDFKDVEIKGGTQARLNQFKLAMLTSWQQQARVKGLSYNIPARFQGVIVNRVKLAPNQKVIALTFDDGPWPEYTAKILNILRENNIKSTFFVVGQMLKTYPELGKQIVAEGHVIGNHTWHHWYHFFNQQAAAFEIDRTSDLIYELTGARTNLFRPPGGILHNGLAAYARGKKYTVVMWSADSVDYRSPSASVLTNRVLKQGSPGGIVLMHDGGGNRSHTVAALPQIISKFKQQGYRFVTIPELFELQEQDEKMIANTNK; encoded by the coding sequence GTGGAAAACAATAAGTCGTTTATCTGGCCGCAGGGAATATTACTTGCACTTATAGCCTTAAGTGGCAGCTTGAGCCTTGGCTTAATTGTGCCTATGAGTCTAAAAAGTTTTAATGTTGAAACAACCAATGCAATAGATTTTAAGGATGTAGAAATCAAAGGAGGAACTCAAGCGCGGCTCAATCAATTCAAGTTGGCAATGCTGACAAGTTGGCAACAACAAGCAAGAGTAAAAGGCTTATCCTATAATATACCAGCACGCTTCCAAGGAGTGATAGTTAACCGAGTAAAACTTGCTCCAAATCAAAAAGTAATCGCTCTTACCTTTGATGATGGCCCGTGGCCTGAGTACACTGCAAAAATACTAAATATACTCAGAGAAAATAATATTAAGTCCACGTTTTTTGTTGTTGGGCAAATGCTAAAGACTTATCCCGAATTAGGCAAACAAATTGTGGCAGAAGGGCATGTAATTGGTAACCACACTTGGCATCACTGGTATCACTTCTTTAACCAACAAGCTGCTGCTTTTGAAATTGATCGGACATCGGACTTAATTTATGAATTAACAGGAGCAAGAACAAATCTGTTTCGGCCGCCTGGTGGAATACTGCATAATGGCTTGGCTGCTTATGCTAGAGGTAAAAAGTATACAGTAGTAATGTGGTCAGCTGACTCGGTAGACTACAGAAGCCCTTCTGCGTCTGTTTTGACTAATAGAGTGCTAAAACAGGGATCTCCTGGTGGTATTGTGCTAATGCATGATGGTGGTGGTAATCGTTCCCATACTGTAGCAGCCTTGCCACAAATTATTAGTAAATTTAAGCAGCAAGGCTATAGGTTTGTTACTATTCCAGAGCTGTTTGAATTGCAGGAACAAGACGAAAAGATGATTGCAAATACTAACAAGTAG